The Microcaecilia unicolor chromosome 3, aMicUni1.1, whole genome shotgun sequence nucleotide sequence TTCAATTTGCCTTTgtctgcttctcagcagcctttcCTCCCTTAGCACCAAATATGAGATCATTGTCATCTGGAGCAATTTGtatctgacccctgatgcaggtggtaTGCCCCGCTGAAACATGGACCTGTGTCAGGTCAAGTTGTGTGCTTTGAATAAAGAATATATGATCTCCTTATACACGTAAAGtcgtgtgtcatcctctactccttgGAACCTGCCCCTGCCCTTGCCAGGTGAATGTCTCTGTTGTAGTTATGCATTAGAACACTTAGGTGTCATATAGGGCATAAGTGTGCTTTCCCAAATATTTGCCATTTCACCCCCATTTTGGCATGTAATTGCCATTGTAGAGTGGAAGTTACTTGCTAAATTGGCATCTAACTTTTGGTACACTATATGGAACGAAGGGGATAGAAACTAGTTCTTCTCCAGGTAAGGAACTTTTCTGTGTGGTACAAAAGCTGTTAGGGAAAGATGAAGCTCCTAGGTTAGATCCTGCATTGCTGCCTATTGCAATGCTTTCTTCCCTGATAAAATCTTAAACATATGCCAATGTTTCAATCTAGATGGATTTCCTTTGCCATCATCTTTAATCAGGCCAGACAGTGTGGTATCTTTTGTCATTTGCTTTCTGACCTATCTAGTCACGTCCGAGTAAATACCTCAAATTCTGCCTCCTCTCTGGTCATTCATATGGTGTGTTGGTCATCATTCAATTCTGTCTCCTCTATCAGATTATCAAAAATTTATTTGGCTTCATATCCCACTTCTTCTGAAAATGATCCTATATCGTCAATACTAATGAAAAATTGGTGTCATTCTCTCCATTCATTTATTCTATCTAAAATAAACACAGGTCTCCATTCTGGCATTTTACACTCTTCATTGAAATCATCTGTGTTTAAAATAGATTTTGAAAAAAGGGCTGTTGGATTTCTCTTTGCCGACTAGTTACTGTATTGACCCATGTTTAACATTCCCTTCTTAGCAAAGTTGATTGAGAAAGTGGTATTTCATTGAACGACTGTGTATATAAACGGAATCGTCTTCATCCACATCAATTAGATTTTTATGAGAATTACAGTCTAGAAACTATTTTGGTGCCTCTCTGCAGCAAGATTTGTAGTCAACTAGATGGAGGAAAGTTTGCTCTTTCTGTCTAGCTGGAtattaatgctgcttttgactcatcTTCTTTCACACAAAAGACAAGATTAGTGTACAACCTTTACTAAAATATATGTACAACACCCCCTCTCCCTATAACTGCCTcattaaatctgggtttagcatgtaagaaagtcccacattagaacattttatgaatatttttatattgtaaaccatctAGAACCTGGGATACTGTGATCTAGAAACTGTgttttaaataaattatatagatAAATAAGGGTCCGATACTCAAAACCGCAGGAGTTAGCTAGGTTGCCTCCCGCAGTCGGCTCTGAGCCCAatcaatgccaggtcatttctggtgactgccattgaatatctgatttatGTTTGAcctgtttaaacttaaccagccaagcaaATATTCAGCCGTggttggttaagtttaaaccagccaaacaaAGGCCAGCTATTTCagtggcctaatttggctgccaaacttagccagcgatgtgctgaatattagcagatagccaattatattgcacgatataaccagttattcactaacccctggattctatatagagtgcctagagatccacgctgaaatctaagcatattctataacaatgcgcttaACTTAATTGGTGTAACAAGGAAATCgttttaagcaataatgagcactaattggcaataattacaatttatgcatggaCATCGCtgcgcagttcaaaataaacatttgtagcttaaaaggggtgtgtttatgggTGTATTTATGGGCATTTCTTGGACATTCCAAGATTTCCACTCATAATTACAGACTAAgggtcagtgcacctaaatttacgcgaagggatttacatcaggtttttatTGGCCCTAAGCTCTAATCAGCAattttcagtgggagataaccagctatgtccTGCTGGATATTGCCGGATAAGctgttaagtgccaattaaccatcaagagccatttctggccagttaaatgtttttaaatattggggGGACTCAGTccagattttaccacactttaataaaagggcccctaagtttgtacctgaagtaatggaaagttaagtgacttgcccaggatcacaaggagtagcagtaggATTTGGACCAGCCTTCCTTGGAGGTCAGTCCAGTActttaaccaccaggctactcttcTTCTCCATGTCTTTGAAAATTATCATCTGTCTCATCACCTCTTCTATACAAACAAAACTGCTGTTTTTTACTGACTTTTAATGCAACCAAAAGCCGACTGAACTATTTAAGTGAAAAGGCTATTTACTGCAGTGAGTTTATCCATCTTCTCTTCAGTAATTGTCACAATTAATGTGTAATAGTTGCTAAAGTACCATACTATCGGTACATTTGAATTTTCATGTTCACAGTTAATGAAGCTtagagtggaggaggagcctaatggttagtatagtgggctgagaactaggggaactgggttaaattccccctcgagctccttgagactctgggcaagtcacttaaccctctattgccccaggtacaaaataagtaactgtatataatatataacaataaaaagatatcaccaacAACTTCATTATTGACAACTATATCTACTTAATTTTATATTCAAACTGTGTATAATATCTAATTTTAGCTATAAAATAACATATATGAAATTTAGGATGGCCTCAACCAATGATCTAGTTTctgggtaaaaaaaaaggacattcaAGTTGGATTTGCCCAATAACTGATAACAATATTTAAATGAATCCATCCTTTACATAAATATTAATGATTCTAGTTTCTTGATAAGCATTTTCTGCTGTTTCTTTCTGGTCTCAGCAAAATAACATAGCATTTAGGGAAAAAGATACAGCCCAGAAGTCCAGCACTGGAGGCCAGGAtagcaaatatctccactgcCACCATGTACTTGCCCTTGGTGCTCAGGTACGTTGGAATGAAGGAGACCCAGACATTGCAAaacaccagcatgctgaaggtGATGTACTTGGCTTCATTGAACCTGTCAGGTAGATTTCTTGCTAGGAAAGCTACAATGAAGCTGAGACCAGCCAAAAATCCCAGATATcccagaacacagtaaaatgcaacTAGCCACCCTTCATTGCATTCAGTTAGTATTGTTCCAATTTCTGATTTCATATTAAGATATGGGAATGGGGGAGCAGTGAACAACCAGACAACACACAGAACAGTTTGAATAAGAGAACAGGAAATGACTATAGAAAgtgagactctggaactcatccATTTCCGGAGCTTGCTTCCAGGCTTGGTGGCATGAAAGGCTGTGACCACAGTGATGGTTTTGGCCAATACTGAGGAGAGAGCAATGGAGAAACTGATCCCAAAGGCAGTCTGTCGGAGAATACAGGTCACTTTGTCAGGATGGCCGATGAAAACCAAGGAGCAGAGGAAGCAGAGCATGAGGGAGATGAGGAGAATGTAACTGAGTTCTCGGTTGTTTGCTTTCACTATGGGGGTGTCTCTGTAATGAATAAAAATCCTCAAGATGACAGTACTAATGAGAATTAAGAAAATGCAGATGATAGTCAAAATTATCCCCAAAGGTTCTTCATAGGTCAGGAAGGTTATCACTTTCGGGATGCAGGCATCTTTCTTCTGATTGGGCCATTGGTCCTCTGGGCATTTCATACAAGCATCCATATCTAAGAATGAAAAATATTGTTCAATTAGCTCACAAATGGCATCAGTTATAGGACAGTAGCTTTTCCTTATAATAAGGCTTGTTTCAAAATGACAGACAGTAGCAAACACTAAAGAGTAATGAGCTTACTGGAAATGAAATCATTTATTATCTTTTAGAAGAGCAAAAGCGGAGCAGACCCtcgtagaaaataaaaatatatttatttaatgcagATACATAAAAACAGCGTACAATTTTCCTCTAgccgcccaacatggccatgtttctccCTAACAAGAGCTGTGACAGGGGTTAACATAAAACTGTAAaatgagtactactactaatcatttctatagcgctactagatttgggtggctaaatggcagatgacgtttaatgtgagcaagtgcaaggtgatgcatgtgggaaaaaagaacctgaattatagctatgtcatgcaaggttccacgttaggagttacggaccaagaaagggatctgggtgtcgtcgtcgataatacgctgaaaccttctgctcagtgtgctgctgcggctaggaaagcgaatagaatgttgggtattattaggaaaggtatggaaaacaggtgtgaggatgttataatgccgttgtatcgctcaatggtgggaccacaccttgagttttgtgctcaattctgtcgccgcatctcaagaaagatacagtagaattgtaaaaggtgcagcgaagggcgactaaaaggatagcggggatgggacgacttccctatgaagaaagactaaggaggctagggcttttcagcttggagaagagacggctgaggggagacatgatagaggcatataaaaaaaatgagtggagtggaacaggtggatgtaaagcgtctgttcacgctttccaaaaatactagggggcatgtgatgaaactacagtgtagtaaatttaaaacaaattggagaaaatgtttcttcacccaacacgtaattaaactctggaattcgttgccggagaacgtggtgaaggcggttagcttagcagagtttaaaaaggggttagacggtttcctaaagaacaagttcataaacctctactaaatggacttgggaaaaatccacaattccaggaataacatgtatagaatgtttgtacgtttgggaagcttcccaggtgcccttagcctggattggccgctgtcatggacaggatgctgggctcgatggacccttggtcttttcccagtgtggcattacttatgtacttatgtatgtacttatttgCACAGTGCTAtacacatatgcaggtactttctctgtccctagagggcttacaatctaagtttgtttgtacctggggcaatggagggttaagtgacttacctaaggtcacaagaagctgcagtgggaatcaaacccaggttatcaagatcaaagcctgctgcactaacctttaggctactcctctacaacATAAAAGGCCATCAGATAATATGATTTAAGAAACAGAACTACAACTTAATACACcctccctcaaattctataaaagcatATTTTAGAGAATtcacttagatgttttttttttcatgtggaattttcacacacaatatatagaatctagccctatatgtttgGCCAGGGTCAAAGTTACCCTACTTCCTTCCTCtgtactaaaaaaacaaaaacaaactttattttGTGTACAATGCAATacgttttattgttatttgaatatttttactgctgtaattgcctactgcttatgtttgatttatttttactgtacatcaccttgagtgaattccttcaaaaaggtggtaaataaatcctaattttaaaaaatgcaagtcACATTGTTCATGATATATTCTGCTTAAACATATACCAAAAAATGTGCAGACTTACTTCCAATGCTGCCTGTTCACtgcaaaatgctaaaaaaaaaaaaaatctctgatttGAAAACAGAAGGTGACATATGAAGGCCCACCTTCCAATTAGCTGAAATGCTACATTTTTGGAATTTTAAACCTGAAAATCGGCTACACACATAGCTATTTGTAATCTTTTTGTTATACcatttaattatttatattttttgcactaaccagacagggaaaacattggaACTACTCCTGACGAGTTTGTAactttgttttttctgtatttctgaatGAGGTGTTGTTGCCgataaatgtgcttattcactTACCTCGAGCTTTTGTATATTGCGCTGAGATTTCAGCACGTAAATTGAAGCGTAATCCATAACAATGAACATAATTTAACTagctaacaagctaatcagcactgatagttGAATAttgacaattatcagcactaattggtataaATTAGAATTTCCATTCACTACTGTCGAAGCGTGTTCTTTAAcatggtgcgcttaaattctaagtcacctAGTTGAAATGTGGATGTGGTTATAGGTGTAGAATTAGCGGTTCATGGGCATTTCTATAATATatgcgtgctgttatagaatacagccactcggatttacaccaggttttagtttgtGTAATTAACAGCGAATGAATTTAGTCGCATGGGCCagcgcttggcgtattctatataccgtgtggaaatgTAAACCTATTCTTAAAATTTAGGCATTATTTAGAGAACACGCCTAGGTGTATTGTTTtcccacatggattttttaggcgccacacATGGAATCTAGCCCTTAAGGTGTAGTTTTTTTGTTAAAGCATATTAGCTGATGGCCTTTTATGTATTCATTTTACAGTTTTATGTTAAGCCCTTGATGCAGTCCTTGTTAGGTCAAAACATGGCCATATTGGGCGGTTAGAAGAAAATTGAAGCTGTTTTAATTGAACAAAAATTATTTCATTTTTCAACATGGTTCTGCTCCTCTTTTGCTgttctggattttgtagaccgcttgcctgtttgctttttgggatTATCTGTTATATGTACTTGCATCAGAATGGATGCTTTTAAAGGATTCCATATGTCTTATCCAGTCAGGGTGTGATTAGTTTTGCTAGCAGTATCCAGCTCATATTTTTGGATTAGACACAAGGTATTTCACTAGACCATGTGAAGACCCTTGTTACATAGAATATTGAGATTGCAATTTAGACATCCAGATCAGGATATACTCGGTTCTGGTGATGTTTTCAAAAAGGCAAGAGTGCGTGCATATTTGctgcccatgttgggtcttcaaGAAAGGATGAATATGGGCCTAATAGTGACTAAACAGTGCCCATGAGTGTGGCACATTACAACATGAATTCACTCACCAGTTTGGTTGGAGACCTCTCCCTCTGGGCAGGGGATGCAGTCGTAGCAGCAGACGGGTTCTCCTTCCATGGTTAATTTCCTGAACCCAGAAGGACAACTTGGGCTGCATCTGGACTCTGGAGGTGTCTGATTATTGACAAAAAATCTGAATAATGTGACACAATACTGGATTATGACTTTGCAAATGTAGTGTTACCTTTCTGTCTAAACATGAACTGGTTTTCCCGTTTAGTTTTTGAGCTCATTACCAAGCTATTCGGTAGACCATGGAGGTCAgtatgaactgtattttgaatggAAATATAAACTGGGGAATGTCTTGAACATTGTTACTGTGCTGGCCACCCTTAAGTTTGAATAAAAGTATGAGAAAATACCGCTACTTTCTCAAAAAACTCTGAATTCTCCCTTTCCGTGTAAGATTTTTGCTATGAGAAAAGGACTTTTAGGTGATGTAGCCTACTTTTACACCTCTAAGACTGAACATTTACCTAATGGATACGCTCACCATTGGTTGCTTACTGTAAGTACTTTTGCTTTTTTAATCATTTAGCTAACACTTTTAACAGAGAGAGTTtcattcaggtatactaggtattttttgtttaaacttgttGCCTTGTCAAATAGATATATTTTGGCTATTTAAggcattatcaggcttattttcgaaagagaaggactctCATCTTTTGATACAAATGGGAAGAtgtgcgtccttctcacagggttgcccaaatcggcataatcaaaagctgattttgggcgtccccaactgctttccgtctagGGGACAACCAAAGCTCCTGGGAACGTGTCGGAagattagcaaaggcgggacttgggcgtgcctaacatacgGGCGTCCTCgacacataattaaaaaaaaagggcatccctgacgagcacttggacgactttacctggtcatgtttttgttacgaccaaggcacaaaaaggtgccagaactaaccagatgaccaccggagggaatcagggatgacctccccttactcccccattggtcactaaccccctcccacctcaaaaaaaattgtttcaaaacattttgtgccagcctctatgctagcttcaaatgtcatactcaggtccatcgcagcagtatgcaggtccctggagcagttttagtgggtgcagtgcacttcaggcaggcggacccaggcccatcccccctacttgttacacttgtggtggtaaatgtgagccctccaaaacccaccacaaacctactgtacccacatctaagtgcccccttcacctgtaagggctatggtagtggtgtacatttgtgggtagtggggtttggggaggttggggggctcagcacacaagggaagggagctatgtacctgggagcaatttctaaagattactgcagtgccccctagggtgctcgcttagtgtcctggcatgtcagggagatctgtgcactatgaatgctggctcctcccatgaccaaacgctcaccctccattcaagaggtgttgGTGCGTCGGTCTTAgggcagcccggtaccgcctcctcgacCTCTACAGATTCTGATGCTGATTCCTGTaacgaccccgcagccttgctcAACAGCGGCTCTAGACGAGCGCATCTGAGCCCTTCTTCCAGGTCTCCTGGAGGGGTTGCTGCATCAGTCTGCTCTAgtgctgggggtgcttgcgccctcagtACCATTGGTGGAAGTGGCAGCTAGCtctatgcctgtggtgaggtcgcgttggctgccacccaggtcgattccACGTCAACATCGATGGAGGGAACTTCATCGctgccggcatgggagtcgacctcTCAACATcgtcatcgaggacatggttcctcggtgtCGAAACGGGCCCGGTTtaggactgcagttaaggaactccTGTCCGACATAGATGAGGATGCCTTgtgggatgaaggggaggatcccaggtatttctcttctgaggagtcttgtggtcttccttctgatcctactccttcactagaaagaaagctttctcccccggagaatctttctttctcttcatttgtccgggaaatgtctgtggccattcccttcccagtggtttctgaggatgaacccaggactgagatgctcgaagtcctggactatccttcgccacctaaggagtcatccacggttcctttgcataatgtgctcaaggagacacttatgcggaactggatgaaaccattaagtaatcccaccattcccaagaaagatgAGTCACAATATCGGATTCACgaagaacctgagttgatgaagtcgcagtcacctcacgactctatggttgtggattccactctcaagaaagccaggagttctagagactttgcctcggcacccccaggaagagaatctagaaccctggactcttttgggag carries:
- the LOC115464448 gene encoding vomeronasal type-2 receptor 26-like — translated: MSDTVEFPYFYRTVPSELHLCAGIVKLLKHFGWTWVGIVASNDENSMRAVQILRKGIEQSGGCIEFIETFSQSSSLLFQNMENISEIIHKSSTKVIILYCNKDYTEIVRHTSIWEAPGKLWIITTEREFFFPAYYVDKKNTLAFTVGKKLIPNFHKFVREVNPAMFPNDSLTEMWWKDLCNNQCPKSIQRSCSNEETFAYILHCDVINSADSYNVYNAVYSLAYALHGMITSRSGNTTLWSGENESIFDFLPWKLHHYLKNLHFKNVLGEELFFDENGDLAIGYDIIQPDGTRSNEIVGSYKPYAPPEQEFTIYEKVMTWDSTFTETPPESRCSPSCPSGFRKLTMEGEPVCCYDCIPCPEGEVSNQTDMDACMKCPEDQWPNQKKDACIPKVITFLTYEEPLGIILTIICIFLILISTVILRIFIHYRDTPIVKANNRELSYILLISLMLCFLCSLVFIGHPDKVTCILRQTAFGISFSIALSSVLAKTITVVTAFHATKPGSKLRKWMSSRVSLSIVISCSLIQTVLCVVWLFTAPPFPYLNMKSEIGTILTECNEGWLVAFYCVLGYLGFLAGLSFIVAFLARNLPDRFNEAKYITFSMLVFCNVWVSFIPTYLSTKGKYMVAVEIFAILASSAGLLGCIFFPKCYVILLRPERNSRKCLSRN